In Lolium rigidum isolate FL_2022 chromosome 3, APGP_CSIRO_Lrig_0.1, whole genome shotgun sequence, the genomic window AGTCTGGATGGGAGGGTTTGATCCGGGTACGCCAAGCCAGCGCTCCCCTTTATTTATGTGCCGAACCTAGGCCCAATCTATCTCTCCCTCTTCAGCCGCCCCTCCCCTCGTTTAGCAGCTAGGGTTTCCTCTCGTCCCAAATCCCCCCGATTTCCCGATCTCCAACCCCCATGGCGGCCGCCGACGACTCCAAGAAGATGATCACCCTCAAGTCGTCCGACGGCGAGGTGTtcgaggtggaggaggcggtggcgatggagtcgCAGACCATCCGCCACATGATCGAGGACGACTGCGCCGACAACGGGATCCCGCTCCCCAACGTCAACTCCAAGATCCTCTCCAAGGTCATCGAGTACTGCAACAAGCACGTCCAGGCCGCCAAGCCCGCCTCCGCCGACTCcgcatccgccgccgccgacagctcctccgccgccccgCCCGCGCCCGCCGAGGACCTCAAGAACTGGGACGCCGAGTTCGTCAAGGTCGACCAGGCCACCCTCTTCGACCTCATCCTCGCCGCCAACTACCTCAACATCAAGGGCCTGCTCGACCTCACCTGCCAGACCGTCGCCGACATGATCAAGGGCAAGACCCCCGAGGAGATCCGCAAGACCTTCAACATCAAGAACGACTtcaccgccgaggaggaggaggagatccgcAGGGAGAACCAGTGGGCTTTCGAGTAGAGCCACACTACCCTGCAGCGCCGCGTTGATGATTGATCCTAAAACTCGCAATTTCCGACGCTGCTACTACCTTTTATGTAATAATTATCTTTGAGTCGAGGTCCGGTTTATgaacatctatctatctatcttcgGTGGTTGGTTATGTCTGGATCAAAAACTATATATCGTTGTTCAGTCGGTTTTATCTATGAACATCTATCTATCGTCAGTGGTTGGTTATGTCTGGAACTGAAACTatctactccctctctcacagtttataaggcacgcgcgtatccctaggtcgcaaatttgatcaagttagtattagttatatgttataaaaattatatcattagaaagtttagatgttctactttctaatgatactccctctctcacagtttataaggcacacgCGTActcctaggtcgcaaatttgatcaagttagcattagttatatgttataaaaattatatcattagaaagttcagatgttctattttctaatgatataatttttgtattatataatttaaattatatagattaaatttgcgacctaggggtacgcgcgtgccttataaactgtgaaggagggagtataatttttacattatataatttaaaatatATAGGTTAAATTAATGACCTAGGGGTATacgcgcgcctaataaactgtgaaggagggagtatcGTTTGTCAGCGGTCATGACTTGTGAACCTAATTGGTATCATCAAATCGATTATTTGCTTGCTAAAAACTTTGGCAGATTAGAAGAAATATGTACTGCAATACTATTATTCAATCTTCTAAATGATGATGTAGTAGTAGTATTTTGTTCTTGTCTGGTTTGTTTACATCTATCTTCAGTGGTTGGTTATGTCTGGAATGAAAACTATCTATCATTGATCAGCGGTCATAACTTGTAACAACACTATTGTTCAATCTGTAAGAAGATGTAATAGTACTAGTATTTTGTTGTTTTACCGCAAACCCTGGTTTCTGAACATTTAACTTTAGTGGTTGGTTATGTCTGGAACGAAAACTATCTATCATTAGTCAGCGGTCATAACTTGTGAACTGAATCAAGTGGAGCTTTTGCTTGGTAAGTATAAATTTTTATTTAACAGATTCGAAGAAACATGTACTGTAATACTACTATTGTTCAATCTTCTAAGAAGATGTAATAGTACTAGTATTTATTTGTTGTTTTACCGTAAACAAGCATCAAGTCTATGTACCGTAATACTTGTGAACCCAATCAAGTGGATCTTTTGCTAGCTAAAATAAAGTTTTACTTTGGCAGATTAGAAGAAATATGTACCGTAATACTATTGTTCAATCTTCTAAGAAGATGCAGTATTAGTACTATTTTGTTGTTTTACCGGAAACCTGTATCAAGTCTAGGTTCCATTACTGCAATAAGATATTTCTATGTCATACTGTATTGTTCAATCTTCCAAGAGGATGTAGTAGCAGGTTCTATTAATGCAATGAACTGAGCAAAGCAGTATTGTTTTCATAATTGTTCCATTTTGGAGCAGAGCTTCCTGAATAAAATAATTTAGCTATCATGGTTCACAAGCCAACCTGTAGTATAATCTGTTCAGAACCTAGGAGGCATAACAGTTGATTTTACTTGTTGACATGCAGGAGCAACAAATGGCATAGGGAAGGAGACTGCCAGAGTTCTCGCATTGAGGGGAGCAAATGTGATCATACCAGCAAGGACGCTGGAAAGTGGAATGAAGGTGAAAGAGAGCCTTGCTGAGGAGGTCCCGAGCTCGAAGCTCCACGTCATGGAGATGGATCTGAGCTCCCTTGATTCCGTTCGTAGCTTCGCGCGCTCCTTCAACTCATCTCACAAGCATCTTAATGTCCTCATGTATGTAAATCTGGCATCATCTGACACACTGCAAATACTCGAAAAAAGCACAAGTTGTGGTGAACACACTGACTGAAGTGTTGTTTGTGCTTGTCTTCTGAAGAAACAATGCAGGTATAATGGCCTGCCCTTTCCAGCTATCCAAAGATGGGATTGAGCTGCAATTTGCCACCAATCATCTTGGTACGTATGTGTCTTTACATTTATGGCATAAACAAGACTGTCATTTTTCTACTCACTAATGCAAAGGTCTTTGTGGTTTGATGTCTTTTGTTTAAGTGCTCTTACCCATATATCCTAAATCATGCAAACATTGTGGGATATGCTGTTGCTGATGCTGAGTTTAGATGAGATGTTCAGTAATTCAGGCTTATATAAACACCTGTTTAATTTTCACCTTACGAGCAGGCCATTTCTTGCTGACAAATCTTCTACTTGACAAGATGAAATCGACTGCCAAGGAGACCGGTGTACAGGGCAGGATC contains:
- the LOC124703395 gene encoding SKP1-like protein 1 — translated: MAAADDSKKMITLKSSDGEVFEVEEAVAMESQTIRHMIEDDCADNGIPLPNVNSKILSKVIEYCNKHVQAAKPASADSASAAADSSSAAPPAPAEDLKNWDAEFVKVDQATLFDLILAANYLNIKGLLDLTCQTVADMIKGKTPEEIRKTFNIKNDFTAEEEEEIRRENQWAFE